The proteins below come from a single Eucalyptus grandis isolate ANBG69807.140 chromosome 3, ASM1654582v1, whole genome shotgun sequence genomic window:
- the LOC104437951 gene encoding 1-phosphatidylinositol-3-phosphate 5-kinase FAB1A isoform X1: MGTPDNKLSELVDLVKSWIPRRVEPAQLSRDFWMPDHSCRVCYECDSQFTVFNRRHHCRVCGRVFCAKCTANSIPAPSDEQKTGQEDWERIRVCNYCHKQWEQGIVAVDNGNGASAPTPGLSPSPSATSLASTKSSCTCNSGSSTVGSTPYLTGPYQRVPRNSGLSPQSSQMDPTAVEQDDVASVTGIPPYKDAGDRSSNQYSFCINRSDDEYDYYGGYPSDSESRQYCPVIVDDIARMYGPYEAHPDEDNISSKDVSCSPVLENFASPVVDGSKEVGDQEGKLQQGLDSEAPMHDLEETDTEPVDFENNGLLWHIPEPKDEEDEREAILSDDDGEGTSGEWGYLRSSDSFGIAEYRSRDKSNEEHRKAMKNVVEGHFRALLAQLLQVENLSMDDGDRKDNWLDIIASLSWEAATLLKPDMSKGGGMDPGGYVKVKCIACGRRDESKVVKGVVCKKNVAHRRMTSKIDKPRLLILGGALEYQRVTNHLSSFDTLLQQEMDHLKMAVAKINAHDPDVLLVEKSVSRHAQEYLLGKDISLVLNIKRSLLERIARCTGAQIVPSIDHLTSPKLGYCETFHVEKLIEEHGSAGQGGKKLAKTLMFFEGCPKPFGCTILLKGANGDELKKVKHVVQYGIFAAYHLALETSFLADEGASLPELPLRSPITVALPDKLSSVERSISTIPGFSVTSASPLDARPVSEMSLDKGFTLGGSLSADTDKMEGSRSLFPFKGSILKLHIRTLILVLLVQLSHSPFLSFFPLSGLHKLDPKSNELLSNHYAENFEVGGGESFPMTSASTFKDGSDSSFVSNALSTSEKVRQSDDYRHGDNITLPADNVGKSDLAAAKDGKNYNGEMGSSKEEFPPSPSDHQSILVSLSTRCVWKGTVCERAHLLRIKYYGCFDKPLGRYLRDHLFDQNYHCRSCDMPSEAHVHCYTHRQGSLTISVKRLPEFLLPGEREGKIWMWHRCLRCPRKNGFPPATRRVLMSDAAWGLSFGKFLELSFSNHAAASRVASCGHSLHRDCLRFYGFGRMVACFRYASIDVHSVYLPPAKIEFDYDNQDWIKKEANEVHERAVLLLNDVRNALQRLTEKSPAMSLEGSDKSSESRNQMEELEEMLVKRKAEFEDLLGKVLAGGLKVGHPMIDILEINKLRRQLLFHSYTWDRCLIHALRFNNKSLQGGLNSFTQKPSTAKEKTVTSVEKFVETAVLSNTAKGFSSCDSFLLEKKPHASLNQVENGSEGGEANAVLEIKNSDQDLNNKKQNDTSVSASATIGNSDPLESGKIVQRALSEGEFPIVANLSESLDAAWSGESQLSTTAPEVNSNSTATSSLTVSISAKARSESDVQGSEQNGKPTTSSTPLFPSKGGENSNSLASVGMGIPNIYSSFNTYTAYYQKIGVGEYHPMYVLSYWESERQSGARFFLPVGFNDTIVPVYDDEPTSVIAYALTSPDYHAQISDSEKSKDGLDSSISLPLFDSVNLLSLNSLNDATWDSLKGFGSMDEIISSTSGSRSSQSMDPLLSAKDLHVRVSFNDEGPQGKAKYVVTCYYAKQFEALRRICCPSELDFIRSLSRCKKWGAQGGKSNVFFAKTLDDRFIIKQVTKTELESFIKFAPAYFKYLSESICSGSPTCLAKIVGIYQVSSKHPKGGKETKMDVLVMENLLFRRNITRLYDLKGSSRARYNPDTSGSNKVLLDQNLIEAMPTSPIFVGNKAKRLLERAVWNDTAFLASIDVMDYSLLVGVDEERHELVLGIIDFMRQYTWDKHLETWVKTSGFLGGPKNASPTVISPQMYKKRFRKAMTAYFVMVPDQWTPQTIIRSGSQSDICEDNAQGGNTLD, encoded by the exons ATGGGCACCCCCGACAACAAACTATCCGAGCTGGTTGACCTAGTGAAGTCCTGGATCCCTCGGAGGGTCGAGCCAGCGCAGTTATCGAGGGACTTTTGGATGCCTGATCACAGCTGCAGGGTATGTTATGAGTGTGATTCCCAGTTCACTGTCTTCAACCGCAGGCATCACTGTCGAGTATGTGGACGAGTTTTCTGTGCTAAGTGTACGGCGAATTCCATTCCTGCCCCATCTGATGAGCAGAAGACTGGACAGGAAGATTGGGAGAGGATCAGGGTTTGCAACTACTGCCATAAGCAATGGGAGCAGGGGATAGTGGCAGTTGATAATGGAAACGGTGCCAGTGCACCCACACCTGGCCTTAGTCCATCACCGTCTGCAACAAGCTTGGCGAGCACCAAATCAAGCTGCACCTGTAATAGTGGCAGCAGTACTGTGGGTTCCACTCCTTATTTAACTGGACCTTATCAGCGTGTGCCTCGCAATTCCGGTCTTAGCCCTCAATCTTCTCAAATGGATCCAACTGCAGTCGAGCAAGATGATGTAGCTTCTGTGACAGGAATACCACCCTACAAAGATGCAGGGGATCGATCTTCTAACCAGTACAGCTTCTGCATAAATAG gagtgatgatgaatatgacTATTACGGTGGGTATCCTTCAGATTCTGAATCCAGGCAATATTGTCCTGTAATTGTAGATGATATTGCCCGCATGTATGGACCATATGAAGCCCATCCTGATGAAGATAACATCAGTTCTAAAGATGTCAGTTGCTCCCCCGTACTTGAGAATTTTGCTTCCCCAGTTGTAGATGGTAGTAAAGAAGTAGGGGATCAAGAAGGGAAACTGCAGCAGGGTCTGGATAGTGAAGCTCCTATGCATGACTTAGAAGAAACTGATACAGAACCTGTTGACTTTGAGAACAATGGGTTACTTTGGCACATTCCTGAGCCAAAGGATGAGGAGGATGAAAGGGAAGCTATTCTATCTGACGATGATGGGGAAGGCACCAGCGGAGAGTGGGGTTATCTACGCTCTTCAGACAGCTTTGGTATTGCGGAGTACCGTAGCAGGGACAAGTCAAATGAGGAGCACAGGAAGGCCATGAAAAATGTGGTGGAAGGGCATTTTAGGGCTTTGCTAGCCCAACTTTTGCAGGTTGAAAACCTTTCCATGGATGATGGAGATAGGAAAGATAATTGGTTGGATATAATTGCATCTCTTTCTTGGGAGGCTGCCACACTTCTTAAGCCTGATATGAGTAAAGGTGGAGGAATGGACCCTGGTGGATATGTGAAGGTTAAATGCATTGCATGTGGGCGGCGGGATGAGAG TAAGGTGGTCAAAGGAGTTGTTTGCAAGAAAAATGTGGCTCACAGGCGGATGACTTCGAAAATAGATAAGCCACGTCTTCTAATCCTGGGAGGAGCTTTGGAATACCAGAGGGTTACTAATCATCTATCAAGCTTTGATACATTGTTGCAGCAG GAAATGGACCACTTGAAAATGGCTGTTGCGAAGATCAATGCGCATGATCCGGATGTTCTTTTGGTAGAGAAGTCTGTATCTCGCCATGCACAAGAATATCTTCTTGGCAAAGATATATCCCTTGTTTTGAATATTAAGAGGTCACTGTTAGAGCGTATAGCTCGCTGTACCGGTGCACAGATAGTTCCTTCAATCGATCATCTAACATCACCCAAATTGGGGTATTGTGAGACGTTTCACGTGGAGAAGTTGATAGAAGAGCATGGTAGTGCGGGCCAAGGAGGAAAGAAATTGGCAAAGACACTGATGTTTTTTGAGGGTTGCCCAAAGCCCTTTGGTTGTACT ATTTTGCTCAAGGGTGCCAATGGGGACGAGTTGAAGAAGGTAAAACATGTTGTTCAGTATGGAATTTTTGCAGCTTACCACTTGGCGCTAGAGACATCATTTCTTGCTGACGAGGGCGCATCACTCCCAGAGCTACCTTTGAGATCACCGATAACGGTTGCATTACCTGATAAATTATCAAGTGTTGAGAGGTCCATTTCCACCATACCTGGTTTCTCTGTCACATCTGCTAGTCCTTTGGATGCACGACCAGTTAGCGAAATGAGTTTAGATAAAGGCTTTACCTTAGGCGGATCCTTGTCTGCCGACACTGACAAAATGGAAGGTTCGAggtctctttttccttttaaaggTTCTATTCTTAAACTTCATATAAGGACTCTTATCTTAGTTCTACTTGTTCAGTTGTCCCattcaccttttctttcttttttccccctttcagGTTTGCATAAATTGGATCCTAAGAGCAATGAACTTTTGTCAAACCATTATGCGGAGAATTTTGAGGTGGGTGGAGGGGAATCTTTTCCAATGACATCTGCCAGCACATTCAAAGATGGTTCGGATAGCAGTTTTGTCTCTAATGCTCTTTCCACTTCTGAGAAGGTCCGACAAAGTGACGATTATAGGCATGGCGATAATATTACATTGCCAGCAGATAATGTTGGGAAATCAGATTTGGCAGCTGCAAAAGATGGGAAAAATTATAATGGGGAAATGGGCTCTTCAAAAGAAGAgtttcctccttctccttccgaTCATCAGAGCATTTTAGTTTCTTTATCCACAAGGTGTGTGTGGAAAGGAACTGTATGTGAAAGGGCTCACCTCTTGCGCATTAAATACTATGGATGCTTTGATAAGCCCTTGGGCCGGTACTTACGGGATCACTTGTTTGACCAA AATTACCATTGTCGCTCATGCGACATGCCATCAGAAGCACATGTTCATTGTTACACTCACCGGCAAGGCAGCCTGACAATTTCTGTCAAAAGACTTCCAGAGTTTCTCTTACCAGGAGAACGTGAAGGAAAAATCTGGATGTGGCACAGGTGTCTGCGGTGTCCTCGAAAAAATGGCTTTCCTCCAGCAACTAGAAGAGTACTTATGTCTGATGCAGCGTGGGGATTatcttttgggaaatttttggAGCTGAGCTTTTCCAATCATGCTGCTGCAAGTAGGGTTGCTAGCTGTGGTCATTCACTGCATAGAGATTGTCTCCGCTTCTATGG CTTTGGGAGAATGGTTGCTTGCTTCCGCTATGCTTCCATTGATGTTCATTCTGTTTATCTTCCACCAGCAAAAATTGAGTTTGACTATGATAATCAGGATTggataaaaaaagaagcaaatgag GTTCATGAGCGAGCAGTACTCTTATTAAATGATGTTCGTAATGCTCTTCAAAGGCTAACAGAGAAATCACCTGCGATGTCACTGGAAGGCAGTGATAAATCATCAGAATCAAGAAATCAAATGGAGGAATTGGAAGAGATGCTAGTTAAGCGGAAAGCAGAATTTGAG GACCTACTAGGAAAAGTGCTGGCTGGAGGGTTGAAAGTTGGCCATCCCATGATTGATATtcttgaaattaataaattgcgAAGGCAGTTACTCTTCCATTCTTACACTTGGGATCGATGCCTTATCCATGCATTGAGATTTAATAATAAGAGTCTGCAGGGAGGTTTGAACAGCTTTACTCAAAAACCCAGTACTGCTAAGGAGAAAACTGTCACTTCTGTGGAGAAGTTTGTTGAGACTGCAGTGCTTTCTAATACTGCTAAAGGCTTTAGCAGTTGTGATTCCTTTCTTCTGGAGAAAAAACCTCATGCGAGCCTTAATCAAGTTGAAAATGGCAGTGAAGGTGGTGAGGCAAATGCAGTTCTTGAAATAAAGAATTCAGACCAGgatttaaacaataaaaagcaAAATGATACTTCTGTTTCTGCTAGTGCAACTATTGGCAATTCTGATCCCCTTGAATCTGGGAAAATAGTGCAGAGGGCCTTATCAGAGGGGGAGTTCCCTATAGTTGCAAACTTGTCAGAATCCCTTGATGCAGCATGGAGTGGTGAAAGTCAGCTATCGACTACGGCACCTGAAGTGAACAGCAATTCAACTGCAACCAGTTCTTTAACTGTCTCAATTTCAGCCAAGGCAAGGTCTGAGTCAGATGTTCAGGGTAGTGAGCAAAATGGAAAGCCGACTACGAGTTCTACCCCTTTATTCCCATCGAAGGGAGGTGAAAACTCGAACAGTCTAGCCAGTGTGGGAATGGGTATCCCAAATATCTATAGCTCTTTTAATACTTACACTGCTTATTATCAGAAGATTGGTGTTGGTGAATACCATCCAATGTATGTCCTGTCATATTGGGAGTCAGAAAGGCAAAGTGGTGCCAGGTTTTTTCTCCCAGTAGGTTTTAATGATACCATTGTGCCTGTTTATGATGATGAACCAACCAGTGTTATAGCTTATGCACTCACCTCACCAGATTATCATGCCCAGATATCTGACTCTGAGAAATCAAAAGATGGTCTGGACTCTTCGATCTCATTGCCTCTCTTTGATTCAGTAAATTTACTCTCACTCAATTCACTGAATGACGCAACCTGGGATAGCCTTAAAGGTTTTGGATCAATGGATGAGATTATCTCATCCACATCTGGATCTAGGAGCTCTCAGAGCATGGACCCACTTTTGTCCGCCAAGGATTTGCATGTTAGAGTCTCTTTCAATGATGAGGGCCCTCAAGGAAAGGCCAAGTATGTCGTGACTTGTTATTATGCTAAGCAGTTTGAGGCTTTAAGGAGGATTTGTTGCCCATCGGAATTGGATTTTATACGGTCTCTTAGTCGTTGTAAGAAATGGGGTGCCCAGGGTGGCAAGAGCAATGTTTTTTTTGCCAAGACCTTGGATGACCGGTTCATCATCAAACAGGTTACAAAGACAGAGTTGGAATCTTTCATCAAATTTGCTCCtgcttattttaaatatttgtctGAGTCGATCTGTTCTGGGAGTCCGACTTGCTTGGCAAAGATTGTTGGCATATATCAG GTTTCTTCCAAGCACCCTAAAGGAGGGAAGGAAACAAAGATGGATGTTCTGGTGATGGAAAATCTTCTCTTTCGCCGTAACATCACACGCCTTTATGACCTCAAAGGATCTTCAAGAGCAAGGTACAATCCTGATACCAGTGGGAGCAATAAAGTATTACTGGATCAGAACTTGATCGAAGCAATGCCAACCTCTCCGATATTTGTTGGAAATAAGGCAAAGCGTTTGCTTGAGAGAGCTGTCTGGAATGACACTGCATTTCTCGCT TCTATTGATGTGATGGACTACTCATTACTTGTTGGAGTAGATGAGGAAAGGCACGAGCTGGTTCTTGGCATTATCGATTTTATGAGGCAATATACATGGGATAAGCACCTTGAGACTTGGGTGAAGACGTCAGGCTTTCTTGGCGGGCCAAAGAATGCGTCTCCGACCGTGATCTCGCCTCAAATGTACAAGAAACGTTTTAGAAAAGCTATGACTGCATACTTTGTCATGGTGCCAGATCAGTGGACACCTCAAACAATAATCCGCAGCGGCTCGCAGTCTGACATTTGCGAGGACAATGCCCAAGGTGGGAACACCTTAGATTGA